The Argentina anserina chromosome 3, drPotAnse1.1, whole genome shotgun sequence genome includes a region encoding these proteins:
- the LOC126787065 gene encoding B3 domain-containing protein REM5-like, producing the protein MGEKPTKKPSFFKVLLGDFSSHLRVPQKFTKNHIRPSLGKCVLSGPSGKRSVVELERRKNGLFFHNHGWRSFVKDHLLQFGDFLVFHYDGKSKFKVKIYDRTCCEIDVDVVPMRRNGPPTAPSANYGYQFAGVKDEIVHDLETENYNSDTENADNRRNKESSTRTIIFKSEYSCFKATLGTRSSRYRVGIPKSLVETEGLESKKTVEIEDSTGRLWPAKLVGIAYRHKYMAMSTGWGECSKANKIVVGDTVVFEIVQPTVWRLHVFKNGLRTRGGNNRPISVVLDAPNIKK; encoded by the exons ATGGGTGAGAAACCAACTAAGAAACCATCTTTTTTCAAGGTCCTGCTCGGTGACTTCTCTAGCCATCTG CGTGTACCACAGAAGTTTACCAAAAATCACATTCGACCATCACTTGGCAAATGTGTTCTTAGTGGCCCTAGTGGAAAACGAAGTGTTGTGGAACTGGAAAGGAGAAAGAATGGCTTGTTCTTCCATAATCATGGTTGGCGTAGCTTTGTGAAGGATCATCTTTTACAGTTCGGGGACTTTCTGGTTTTCCATTATGATGGTAAATCAAAGTTTAAGGTTAAAATATATGACAGAACCTGTTGTGAGATAGATGTTGATGTAGTACCCATGAGGAGAAATGGCCCTCCTACTGCTCCCTCAGCGAATTATGGCTACCAATTTGCAGGAGTAAAAGATGAAATTGTTCATGACCTGGAAACCGAAAACTACAACAGTGACACTGAAAATGCTGACAACAGGC GAAATAAAGAAAGTTCAACTAGAACCATCATCTTCAAATCGGAGTATTCATGTTTTAAAGCAACTTTGGGGACAAGGTCTTCACGATATAGGGTG GGTATTCCAAAAAGTTTAGTTGAGACTGAAGGGCTTGAGAGTAAGAAGACTGTAGAAATTGAAGACTCAACTGGAAGATTGTGGCCTGCGAAGCTTGTGGGTATTGCATATCGACACAAATATATGGCCATGTCAACAGGTTGGGGAGAATGTTCTAAAGCCAACAAGATTGTAGTTGGAGACACCGTTGTTTTTGAGATTGTTCAGCCAACTGTGTGGCGACTACATGTTTTCAAAAATGGTCTGAGAACAAGAGGAGGTAATAATAGGCCAATTTCTGTAGTACTTGACGCCCCCAACATCAAGAAATAA